A window from Chryseobacterium vaccae encodes these proteins:
- the dapB gene encoding 4-hydroxy-tetrahydrodipicolinate reductase, whose translation MRIALVGYGKMGKIIDEIAQKRGHEVVARLKETPTAENLNNPDVVIEFSLPEAAYDNIKACLENKIPVICGTTGWLEKKSEIEQLAVDNDTAFLYGSNFSLGVNLFFALNEKLAALMKNVDEYSCQLEEIHHIHKKDAPSGTAISIAEGIIQNNPKFDAWKLEETQGKELGIFAVREDEVPGTHSVFYRSEVDEIEIKHTAFNRNGFALGAVVAAEWIKDKKGNFAMKDVLGL comes from the coding sequence ATGAGAATAGCATTAGTTGGATACGGTAAAATGGGTAAGATTATCGATGAGATCGCTCAGAAAAGAGGTCATGAAGTAGTAGCCCGTCTGAAAGAAACTCCAACCGCTGAAAACCTGAATAATCCGGACGTGGTTATTGAATTTTCACTGCCGGAAGCAGCATACGATAACATCAAAGCCTGTCTTGAAAATAAAATTCCGGTCATCTGCGGAACAACCGGATGGCTGGAGAAGAAAAGCGAAATTGAACAATTAGCGGTAGATAACGATACAGCATTTTTATACGGATCCAATTTTAGTTTAGGAGTGAATTTATTTTTTGCTTTGAACGAAAAACTGGCTGCTCTGATGAAAAATGTGGATGAATATTCATGTCAGCTGGAAGAAATTCATCACATCCATAAAAAAGATGCTCCAAGCGGAACCGCAATCTCCATTGCTGAAGGAATTATTCAAAATAATCCGAAATTTGATGCATGGAAACTTGAAGAAACCCAAGGGAAGGAACTGGGGATTTTTGCCGTTCGTGAAGATGAAGTTCCCGGTACTCACAGCGTGTTTTACAGAAGTGAAGTAGACGAGATTGAAATAAAACATACCGCGTTCAACAGAAATGGTTTTGCATTGGGTGCTGTAGTCGCTGCAGAATGGATCAAAGACAAAAAAGGAAACTTTGCCATGAAAGACGTTTTGGGGCTTTAA